tttaatttttttaaaaaatatttttttttttataattaacttttagacaaattttttgttttactatttttttatatatatatatataaaaaattatgtttattgatttatttatttattttttttttgttaatatttttattttttactttttttagtatttgtttttttatttatttattttttttaattatgatatatgtttttgttatttttttatgtatgtatgtatgtgttgtatgtatgtaggtttttttttattttgtttaagtgtAAACTTGGCatcattgttattttttataaagtatacAACAAAACTCaactcaaaaattttgttttttttttactagaaaaaaaaaagaaaattgtggaaaaatattaatacacgaaaaattttctattgaatttttcaaagtcttgtttttgttttttattttaataaaataaaataatttcgaatGATTtgttatacacatatatatatatatatataaatattttatttttatttatttttctttttttttttgagttggtTTCTTCgtgtgtttctgttttttttttatcttaataaaactattgtattttttttttaaatttttataattattattatgtttaaaggAAGCGCACGAAACAAGTGTCAGTTTATATAGACCTCTATtcgaattttattcaaataaatctttatttatcttttagttttaaatcaaatttaacctcacattgtgtttttataaaatgtgctgcaagtttttgttgtttttttgtatattcgttgaaatttttaaaatatgtaaatcaaatttttaaataatagaaaatttcaagaagtataaagaaaatgttaaatatgtttgtcttttaagtattatttgtaaattacttttaaattttcgttatttatttttagttgctttattttatacatcatgcttttgttttgtttgtttattttcctttcctgtttttttttttattatttaaaaaatattgtttaattgtttttgtttttttttttgacaaccttcaagattttttttgacACCTACTTCGTGTGTTTTTATCAATGATGTTTTCACTCATTTGCTGttgtttaagtttctttttttgttaatttaagttcttcttttctttttagtttttgggTCCCCATACTGAGGTGATGGGTGCAGCGGCAACGGGTGCTCCACCAACAGCGGGAAAATCTTCTTGCGATTGAGTATTGGGTGCAGATTTTCCTTGTTTCTTATCGGTCTTCTCCCAAGGAGCATCTTTCATAACGAAGCCGTTTTCATTGGTGTTGCCACTGCCAGTGCCGGCAGACAAGAAAGCTCCCACAGTTTGTGGTTGGGGGGAAGGTGGCAAGTTTTCTAAGTAGTCACGGGAGTAGTCTTCAGCCATGTTGAGGATGGCTTCCTTAGCATTTTCAACATCATCTTCTTTGCCAATGATGGTGACAGCATCGGGATTGTTTTTGGCCTCTTCGGGCGAGGGGAATTTGATGTCAACCTATGAAAGAAGAAAAAGGATTCATCATTATGAAGGGTTCCAGCTTAAAATCTATATtattttacagtctagtctgtagtctagtctataatctaatctatagcctaatccatagtctagtctagtttgtagtctagtctataatctagtctatagtctagtttatagactagtcgatagtctggtctatagcctagtctatagtctagtctagactatagtgaagtctatggtctagtctatagtctagtctatagtctagtctatagtctagtctatagtctagtctatagtctagtctatagtctagtctatagtctagcctatagtctagtctgtagtctagtctatagtctagtctatagtctagtctatagtctagtctatagtctagtctatagtctagtctatagtctagtctatagtctagtctatagtctagtctatagtgtagtctacagtctagcctatagtctagcctatagtctagtctatagtctattctatagtctattctaaagtctattatatagtctagtcacagtctataatatataaacaaaaaaaatcaaacttaaattcACCTTATAATCTTCAATGAGCTTACGAATGGTTCTGCCACGTTGACCAATGATATGCGAATGAATACGATTGTCAATTTCAATCACTTCACGGTACAAGTTTTGCATTTCACCAACAATTTCCATAATAGCATCGCGAGCTGCCTCAGCATTGGCCTGATAGCCAGTGATAGTGATGATGCTTTGATTGGGATCGCCGCGTTTGGGCAGTGAGATGTTAACATCGTGAGCGGCACGTAATTTATTGATGACGGCACCACGTTTACCAATCAATTTCGAATGGTATTCGGGATCAACTTCGATTTGTAAATTGTATGAACGTAATTCACGATCAGCACGATCGGCTTCGTATTCTTCGATCATTTTGTCCAAAGCTTTTTTGGCTTCGGCGACATGAGCGGGTGTACCGGTTACCTTAACGGTATCGGACTTTGAATCGCTGGGTGGCAATTCAATGTGTACATCGTAGGTGGACATGAACTCACGTACATTGGCACCCTTGGGACCGATGATGGTGCGGTGAAGATCATAGGGTACGGTAAGTTCTTCGGTGATGGGTACAAGATCAATGAGAGCTTGTTTGGCGGCATTACACTTGTCGATGTGGCCGGTAATACGAATGATATCACAATGACGGATGGGCTCGTCGGTGGCGACACCGTCAACTGTGCCGTTGGTACCGTTTTCAAGACCTTCAACGGGTTCGGTGGCATCACGATCGGGGAACTTGATGTTGACATCATGTTCTGTGGTAACCTGTTGTACTTTGAAGCCACGAGCACCCATGATGGTGCGATGTAAACGTTGAGGAATGACAACCTCAATGGTCACTTGAGCATCCAAGTCAGCAACGATTTCGGCAATACGCAACTTGGCAGCTTCAATACAGTCCTTGGCACCTTTCAAAGTAACCTTATCGGATTCTACGCCGGGGCGAGGGAATGAAATCATAACTCCTCCATATTCTTCAGAGATGCGATGCAAGATTTCACCACGTTTAGCGACAAAGTGTTTGTGGTACTTGGGATCGACAGAGATTTCACCTTCGGTCACTTGATCGATGTCCTTGATGATGGCCTCCAATTGTTCCTTGGCCTGTTTGACATTTTCCTCCTTGCCAATGATGGTGATGACTTCCTTGTCGGCATCATCGTTGCCAGGGAAGATGATACGTGCACCGGTGGCATCACGGATCTTTCTAATGGAGGCGCCGTTCTTACCAATAAGGAACTTGTGGTGTTGTTGCTTGGCGCGCACTTCGGCAGTGAAGGAAGCAGCTTGGCGTTCGTTGGCCAACTCCAAAAGTTGGGTCTTGGCCTTGAGTACATCATCCTTAGGACCACGAATGGTAACCTTATCGCTCTTCGATTCACTAGTGGGGAATTTGATAGATACACCGCCACATTCTTCCATTATGGAGGAAATCAATTTGCCGCCAGTACCGATGATAGAGTTGTAGTACTTGGGTGAAATTTGTACTTCTTCAGTGACAATGTCGGCCAATTCGTTTTGAATCTTTTGGATGCGTTCTTTAGCCTCAAGAACGTTCTCTTTCTTGCCGGTAATAACGATGACCTCGTTGGTGTCACCTTCGGCAGGAAGATCGATCTTGGTTTGGGTTTCATCACGAATCTTCTTAATGTTAGCACCGCCCTTGCCAATAACGAACTTGTGGAATTGCTTGAAGATGGGCACCTCAACAATGTGCGATGACTCTTGGATTTCCTTAACCAATTTCAAGAGATCCTTGTGGCACTTGTCGACATCTTCTTTGGGACCACGCAACTTCACAATATCGGTATTTTCCTGGGGTGTGGGAATAACAATCATTACCTGACGGTAGCGATCCTTAATCTCGCGGATCTTTTCACCCTTGGCGCCAATGATTTGACGATGCAAGCGACGATCGATGATAACATCCTTTGATTTTTCGTTTTCCAGTTTATCAATTTTCTCTTGTAATTCAAGTTGAGCCTTTTTAACGCCCTCTTTGGGACCTTCGATGCGGATGTTGTTTTGGCCTTCGCGTTCCTCAATGTTGATGTTAACGTTCAATTCCTCCTTGAGACGATTAACGTTGGCACCAGCCTTGCCAATGATATGCTTGTAGTAAGCAGGATTGACGGTCATCACAACAAAGGTGAAGTTATCCTGATAGTTTTTGATAATTTCATGCAAATAGTTGGTGGCCTTGTCAACATTTTCAGGGTCACCTTCCAATTTGATCTTGTCCTCTAGACAATTGACGTTCACATTGGGGCAATCCTCTTCGAGTTGTTTCATATTGGCGCCCTTGCGACCAATCACATACTTGTGAATCCAATGGGGAGCATCGATTTCAACCGACTTGACGGAGTTGGCCTTTTGATAGACCACTGTCAAGGCATTGCCCAAAGCTACTTGAGGACCACGTAAGGTAATTGTTTCCAAAGGCGAGTCCAGAGGAGGCATCTCCACAGATACACCAGTGAGTTGAAGAATTTCGGCGATGGTCGAGCCCTTAGGTCCAATAACGTAACGATGCTGAGCTTTGGCTACCTCAACACTTACGGTGGAGCATTTCTTTTCCATTTCCTTGTAGATGGCCTCAACCTTAGCCTTGGCCGCTGCAACAGCATCCTTCTCACCAGTAATCACAATTTCATCCTTTTGCATGGATTGTGGTGGCACATTCACCTTGGCACCGGTCTCCTCTTGCATCTTATTCAAGTTTTCATTGTAGGGACCCACAATAAAGGGATGATAGATTTTGGGCACCAAAATGCGATCCGAAGACTTTTTATATTGATCAGCGGACAATTGACGTATCTCGGCTTCGGCCTTTTCAATATCTTCCTTAGTACCGGCAATATTAATGATGTCACTATCTTCGTTTTGAGAAGGAATTGTGATTTTGGTGGCGGTCAATTGCTCCAAATCACGTAAACGTTTACCAGCCTTACCCAAGATGACACGATGATGTTCCTTGGGAATGCTGATGGAACGGCTGGCTTGGGCGGAAAAGTACATAAGAATTTTGCGACGAGCATCGAGCAATTCCGGTTGTTTGCCCTTGATAAGGAAGGTAAGCGATTGATTTTTACCACTAGCGATTTCAATTTGAGCACCAGTTTCCTTAGAGATTTGCTGGCAAATACGTTTCGATTCACCTTCACCGAATTTTTCGGAATCGGTCGATTTGCGCTCTTCTCCAGCCAAATGTAAAACCTaataataaaagtgaaatatttagtattttgttgaatttgtttttttgctgctgttgttttttttttatttacctgAGTCTTTTGAGTGCTTGTTACACGTACAACTGGTGGTCCAGTAGTTGTACTCATAGGAGCTGCATTATTAGCTGGTAATGCTGGGAAAAGATCATCATAGCTAAAGGCTGGAGCAGCATTGCTGGCGGTGCCACCACTAGTAGTACTAGTGGGTGTAGCAACCGGAGTTGGTGAAgctaattgttgttgttgatccATTAGCTCTTGATAATTGGTGGTAGTGGTATTGGTGGTGGtagttaattgttgttgttgttcttcaaCGTTgactaaaacaatattaatataaatttatattattaggctacacaatagactataaTAGACAATGGGCTATACTATGTGTTATACTAactactagtctatagtctatactatagactagactatagattatactatagactacaccatagactagactatagactatactatggactatactatagactagactatagactatactatagactagactatagactatactatagactagactatagaatagactatagaatagactagactataaactagactatagactagactataaactagactatagactagactatagactagactataaactagactatagactagactatagactagactatagactaaactatagac
The window above is part of the Lucilia cuprina isolate Lc7/37 chromosome 6, ASM2204524v1, whole genome shotgun sequence genome. Proteins encoded here:
- the LOC111678227 gene encoding vigilin isoform X1 produces the protein MEESNVTQAAVMEESNVNVEEQQQQLTTTTNTTTTNYQELMDQQQQLASPTPVATPTSTTSGGTASNAAPAFSYDDLFPALPANNAAPMSTTTGPPVVRVTSTQKTQVLHLAGEERKSTDSEKFGEGESKRICQQISKETGAQIEIASGKNQSLTFLIKGKQPELLDARRKILMYFSAQASRSISIPKEHHRVILGKAGKRLRDLEQLTATKITIPSQNEDSDIINIAGTKEDIEKAEAEIRQLSADQYKKSSDRILVPKIYHPFIVGPYNENLNKMQEETGAKVNVPPQSMQKDEIVITGEKDAVAAAKAKVEAIYKEMEKKCSTVSVEVAKAQHRYVIGPKGSTIAEILQLTGVSVEMPPLDSPLETITLRGPQVALGNALTVVYQKANSVKSVEIDAPHWIHKYVIGRKGANMKQLEEDCPNVNVNCLEDKIKLEGDPENVDKATNYLHEIIKNYQDNFTFVVMTVNPAYYKHIIGKAGANVNRLKEELNVNINIEEREGQNNIRIEGPKEGVKKAQLELQEKIDKLENEKSKDVIIDRRLHRQIIGAKGEKIREIKDRYRQVMIVIPTPQENTDIVKLRGPKEDVDKCHKDLLKLVKEIQESSHIVEVPIFKQFHKFVIGKGGANIKKIRDETQTKIDLPAEGDTNEVIVITGKKENVLEAKERIQKIQNELADIVTEEVQISPKYYNSIIGTGGKLISSIMEECGGVSIKFPTSESKSDKVTIRGPKDDVLKAKTQLLELANERQAASFTAEVRAKQQHHKFLIGKNGASIRKIRDATGARIIFPGNDDADKEVITIIGKEENVKQAKEQLEAIIKDIDQVTEGEISVDPKYHKHFVAKRGEILHRISEEYGGVMISFPRPGVESDKVTLKGAKDCIEAAKLRIAEIVADLDAQVTIEVVIPQRLHRTIMGARGFKVQQVTTEHDVNIKFPDRDATEPVEGLENGTNGTVDGVATDEPIRHCDIIRITGHIDKCNAAKQALIDLVPITEELTVPYDLHRTIIGPKGANVREFMSTYDVHIELPPSDSKSDTVKVTGTPAHVAEAKKALDKMIEEYEADRADRELRSYNLQIEVDPEYHSKLIGKRGAVINKLRAAHDVNISLPKRGDPNQSIITITGYQANAEAARDAIMEIVGEMQNLYREVIEIDNRIHSHIIGQRGRTIRKLIEDYKVDIKFPSPEEAKNNPDAVTIIGKEDDVENAKEAILNMAEDYSRDYLENLPPSPQPQTVGAFLSAGTGSGNTNENGFVMKDAPWEKTDKKQGKSAPNTQSQEDFPAVGGAPVAAAPITSVWGPKN
- the LOC111678227 gene encoding vigilin isoform X2; this translates as MEESNVNVEEQQQQLTTTTNTTTTNYQELMDQQQQLASPTPVATPTSTTSGGTASNAAPAFSYDDLFPALPANNAAPMSTTTGPPVVRVTSTQKTQVLHLAGEERKSTDSEKFGEGESKRICQQISKETGAQIEIASGKNQSLTFLIKGKQPELLDARRKILMYFSAQASRSISIPKEHHRVILGKAGKRLRDLEQLTATKITIPSQNEDSDIINIAGTKEDIEKAEAEIRQLSADQYKKSSDRILVPKIYHPFIVGPYNENLNKMQEETGAKVNVPPQSMQKDEIVITGEKDAVAAAKAKVEAIYKEMEKKCSTVSVEVAKAQHRYVIGPKGSTIAEILQLTGVSVEMPPLDSPLETITLRGPQVALGNALTVVYQKANSVKSVEIDAPHWIHKYVIGRKGANMKQLEEDCPNVNVNCLEDKIKLEGDPENVDKATNYLHEIIKNYQDNFTFVVMTVNPAYYKHIIGKAGANVNRLKEELNVNINIEEREGQNNIRIEGPKEGVKKAQLELQEKIDKLENEKSKDVIIDRRLHRQIIGAKGEKIREIKDRYRQVMIVIPTPQENTDIVKLRGPKEDVDKCHKDLLKLVKEIQESSHIVEVPIFKQFHKFVIGKGGANIKKIRDETQTKIDLPAEGDTNEVIVITGKKENVLEAKERIQKIQNELADIVTEEVQISPKYYNSIIGTGGKLISSIMEECGGVSIKFPTSESKSDKVTIRGPKDDVLKAKTQLLELANERQAASFTAEVRAKQQHHKFLIGKNGASIRKIRDATGARIIFPGNDDADKEVITIIGKEENVKQAKEQLEAIIKDIDQVTEGEISVDPKYHKHFVAKRGEILHRISEEYGGVMISFPRPGVESDKVTLKGAKDCIEAAKLRIAEIVADLDAQVTIEVVIPQRLHRTIMGARGFKVQQVTTEHDVNIKFPDRDATEPVEGLENGTNGTVDGVATDEPIRHCDIIRITGHIDKCNAAKQALIDLVPITEELTVPYDLHRTIIGPKGANVREFMSTYDVHIELPPSDSKSDTVKVTGTPAHVAEAKKALDKMIEEYEADRADRELRSYNLQIEVDPEYHSKLIGKRGAVINKLRAAHDVNISLPKRGDPNQSIITITGYQANAEAARDAIMEIVGEMQNLYREVIEIDNRIHSHIIGQRGRTIRKLIEDYKVDIKFPSPEEAKNNPDAVTIIGKEDDVENAKEAILNMAEDYSRDYLENLPPSPQPQTVGAFLSAGTGSGNTNENGFVMKDAPWEKTDKKQGKSAPNTQSQEDFPAVGGAPVAAAPITSVWGPKN